The following proteins come from a genomic window of Sesamum indicum cultivar Zhongzhi No. 13 linkage group LG10, S_indicum_v1.0, whole genome shotgun sequence:
- the LOC105171678 gene encoding cellulose synthase-like protein G1, with translation MENSLPLSDWRVKNTELVINRLHAFLHGIALLALFYYRLSSLTQIIKTKDSTALLLPHILILISELILSFIWLLSQASKWKPVIRKAYPERLPGDEKLPPIDVFICTADPNKEPCLEVMNTVISAMTLDYPPDKLQVYLSDDGGCLATFQALKQAWKFSKSWVPFCRKYKVNIACPEAYFLTDESAPVAMFHRTEFIAEKKEIKKRYMEFKESVAKIIADARISVSRDHPPVIEVINDANVDGMDSDKRKIPLLVYVAREKRPSHPHHFKAGALNVLLRVSAMISNAPYILILDCDMYCNDPSSARQAMCFHLNPELSPKLGFVQFPQRFYNINETDINDGQQRSVWSKWEGLDGLGGPILSGTCFYIKREALCGTQKFREDVDLIKLEKCFGSSYEFIKSISIYYRRNYQIEHEFGENKVQKELQLLASCSYDNDTKWGKEVGFRYISVVEDYFTGFILHCKGWISVYYDPPRPGFLGATPISLNEILVQQTRWSVGFYQVTLSRFSPLIYGLLKMSTFHSMCYAEFPYSQFYFLSFYVLALIPQLCLIRGISLYPEVSSPLFVVFLFIFLSAQLKHVQEVFVTGHSMKTWANEQRMWMMKSLTSYLFAGLEVAMEKIGLTETSFLPTNKVVDDQQTKCYQMGVYDFQAPARFMVPLCSLYILNVASFIIGFGRILQTQKWGEMLLQAFIPLFATILHFPLLEGMVLRQDKGRVSASVSLLSAIISTTLLSFALLLNYY, from the exons atggAGAATTCACTTCCTCTCAGTGATTGGCGTGTCAAGAACACTGAGCTAGTAATAAACAGGCTCCACGCTTTCCTTCATGGAATTGCTTTACTAGCCTTGTTTTACTACAGGCTCAGTTCCCTTACCCAAATCATCAAAACCAAGGACAGTACTGCTCTCCTTTTACCCCACATTCTCATCCTCATTTCTGAGCTCATACTGTCTTTCATTTGGCTTCTCAGTCAGGCCTCAAAATGGAAACCTGTTATTCGAAAAGCATACCCTGAAAGATTGCCGGGAGATGAAAAGCTTCCTCCCATTGATGTGTTTATATGCACCGCTGATCCTAACAAAGAGCCCTGTTTGGAAGTTATGAACACTGTCATATCAGCTATGACACTTGATTATCCTCCTGATAAGCTTCAGGTTTATCTTTCAGACGACGGGGGTTGTCTTGCAACTTTCCAGGCCCTTAAACAGGCTTGGAAATTCTCCAAGTCGTGGGTTCCATTCTGCAGAAAATATAAGGTGAATATTGCGTGCCCGGAGGCTTACTTTTTGACAGACGAAAGTGCTCCTGTTGCCATGTTCCATAGGACTGAGTTCATAGCTGAGAAGAAGGAAATCAAG AAGAGGTACATGGAATTCAAGGAATCTGTGGCGAAAATCATTGCAGATGCAAGGATTTCTGTGAGCAGAGATCATCCGCCCGTAATTGAG gTGATTAATGATGCAAATGTTGATGGAATGGATTCGGACAAAAGAAAGATACCTCTTCTTGTTTATGTTGCTAGGGAGAAAAGGCCTTCTCATCCGCACCATTTCAAAGCAGGAGCACTTAACGTTCTT CTCCGAGTCTCTGCAATGATCAGCAATGCACCATACATTCTGATCCTGGACTGTGACATGTACTGCAACGATCCATCATCGGCCCGCCAAGCTATGTGCTTTCATCTCAACCCTGAATTATCCCCAAAGCTTGGTTTTGTTCAGTTCCCACAAAGATTTTACAATATCAATGAGACGGATATAAATGATGGGCAGCAAAGATCCGTTTGG TCAAAATGGGAAGGCTTAGATGGGCTGGGAGGACCAATCTTATCTGGAACAtgcttttatataaaaagggAAGCACTTTGTGGAACTCAAAAATTTCGAGAGG ATGTTGATCTTATCAAGTTGGAGAAGTGTTTTGGTTCATCCTACGAGTTCATCAAGtcaataagtatatattacaGGCGGAATTATCAAATTGAACATGAGTTTGGTGAAAATAAAGTGCAGAAAGAGCTCCAATTGCTAGCTTCGTGTAGCTATGACAACGACACGAAATGGGGGAAAGAG GTGGGCTTCAGATATATCAGTGTGGTGGAAGACTATTTTACAGGCTTCATTTTACACTGCAAGGGCTGGATTTCTGTGTATTATGATCCTCCCAGGCCAGGTTTCTTGGGTGCAACCCCTATAAGTCTTAATGAAATTCTGGTTCAGCAAACGAGATGGAGCGTAGGCTTCTACCAAGTCACGTTGTCGAGGTTTTCTCCCCTCATATATGGACTCCTGAAAATGTCAACTTTTCATAGCATGTGCTATGCAGAATTTCCTTATAGCCAGTTTTATTTCCTATCCTTTTACGTTCTAGCCCTCATTCCTCAACTCTGCCTAATACGCGGCATTTCTCTGTACCCCGAG GTTTCAAGTCCGCTTTTCGTCgtctttttgtttattttcctttcagcGCAACTCAAACACGTGCAAGAGGTGTTCGTGACCGGGCACTCAATGAAGACATGGGCGAACGAGCAAAGGATGTGGATGATGAAATCACTGACATCCTATTTATTTGCTGGACTGGAAGTTGCAATGGAGAAAATTGGGTTGACGGAAACCAGTTTTCTGCCAACCAATAAGGTGGTTGACGACCAGCAAACCAAATGTTACCAAATGGGAGTATATGATTTTCAAGCACCAGCTCGCTTCATGGTTCCATTGTGCAGTCTTTACATACTGAACGTTGCTTCATTTATCATTGGATTCGGAAGGATTTTGCAGACTCAGAAATGGGGTGAGATGCTTCTACAAGCTTTTATCCCGTTATTTGCGACGATTTTGCATTTCCCTTTACTCGAAGGAATGGTGTTGAGGCAGGACAAGGGCCGAGTTTCAGCATCTGTCTCTCTTCTTTCTGCTATAATTTCCACAACGTTGTTGTCTTTTGCATTGCTCCTCAATTACTATTAA